One genomic region from Rubidibacter lacunae KORDI 51-2 encodes:
- a CDS encoding M48 family metallopeptidase: MIGTQTARKQTQHRWTGPLLAASIALGSLAAVPQPSQAGIFDNVIRGLVNGGVQAIQMSSLSDEQEIALGRQIDQQVRSQVRLSRDRRLVNYVNRIGQRLVPYSERPDIPYSFRVVEDPAINAFATMGGFIYVNTGLIAAAQNEAELASVVAHEIAHVADRHAVKQMREAAIASGVATTAGVNTNQLVGIGVELALRRPHSRRHEYEADKMGLVNLARAGYAPEAMVSFMQTLLATQGNGGPAFLSTHPLTRDRVARLAAAVGSTPSGGDGLDRNAHRRQIASLL; encoded by the coding sequence ATGATCGGAACGCAGACCGCACGCAAACAGACGCAGCACCGCTGGACCGGTCCCCTGCTGGCAGCCTCGATCGCGCTCGGCTCCCTGGCTGCCGTTCCGCAACCCAGCCAGGCAGGGATCTTCGATAACGTCATCCGCGGTCTTGTCAACGGCGGGGTCCAGGCCATCCAGATGTCTTCGCTATCCGACGAGCAAGAAATTGCTCTCGGTCGCCAAATCGACCAACAGGTTCGTTCCCAGGTACGCCTGTCCCGCGATCGCCGCCTGGTCAACTACGTCAACCGCATCGGCCAGCGGCTCGTCCCCTACAGCGAGCGTCCCGACATTCCTTACAGCTTCCGCGTCGTTGAAGACCCTGCTATCAATGCCTTCGCCACCATGGGCGGCTTCATCTACGTCAACACCGGCCTGATTGCAGCTGCCCAGAACGAAGCCGAACTCGCCAGCGTCGTCGCTCACGAAATCGCCCACGTCGCCGACCGCCACGCTGTCAAGCAGATGCGCGAAGCCGCGATCGCCTCAGGGGTCGCAACCACAGCTGGCGTCAACACCAACCAACTTGTCGGTATCGGCGTCGAACTTGCACTTCGCCGTCCCCACAGCCGCCGCCACGAATACGAAGCCGACAAAATGGGACTCGTCAACCTCGCCCGCGCGGGCTACGCTCCTGAAGCCATGGTGAGCTTCATGCAAACCCTGCTCGCGACGCAGGGTAACGGCGGTCCCGCCTTCCTCAGTACCCACCCATTAACCCGGGATCGCGTCGCGCGCTTAGCAGCAGCAGTCGGTTCCACACCTTCCGGCGGCGACGGTCTAGATCGCAACGCACACCGCCGTCAGATTGCCTCGCTGCTGTAA
- a CDS encoding S9 family peptidase, translated as MTAPHVAPYGTWKSPIDSNAIVTDAIRLSAIALDGNDIYWLEGRPTERGRSVLVRRTPDGETSDVTPPPFNVRTRVHEYGGGAFLVADGTIYFANFDDQRLYRHAPGTEPQALVPEHACRFAELVLDRTRDRLICVCEDHNPSNTEPINSLVAIDLATGAIAPLATGCDFYASPCLSPDGTRLAWIEWNHPAMPWDATRLQVAKIEDNGSLGPATCVAGSDERAAVCHPKWSPDGSLFFVSDRSNWWNLYRYTDGRTELLYELDAEFAYPHWVFGLSLYDFISAEQLLCTYTQNGKWHLARLNLLTRHLLRVDLPYTDLGSLHVANDRAVFIAGAPDMPTAAVLLNLGTGERSTLKQATSLVIDPGYLSVPEAIAFPTTDGETAHAWYYPPSNRDFTAPAGERPPLLVNSHGGPTAATAPTFSLKLQYWTSRGFAVLDVNYRGSTGYGRAYRERLQGRWGIVDLDDCAAGADSLVERGLADPNRLAIAGGSAGGYTTLAVLTFRDTFKAGCSRYGVSDLAILATETHKFESRYLDGLVGRYPEDKDIYTARSPLFHADRLSCPVIFFQGLEDKVVPPNQAELMVAALRDRGIPVAYIAFAGEQHGFRRAETIKRAIDGEFYFYSRIFGFEPADEIEPVEILNLG; from the coding sequence ATGACTGCTCCGCACGTTGCCCCCTACGGCACCTGGAAATCGCCCATCGACTCCAACGCGATTGTCACCGATGCGATCCGCCTCTCCGCGATCGCGCTCGACGGCAACGACATCTATTGGCTCGAAGGCCGTCCTACCGAGCGCGGTCGCAGCGTCCTCGTTCGCCGCACTCCCGATGGCGAAACCTCCGACGTCACGCCGCCGCCCTTCAACGTTCGCACTCGCGTTCACGAATATGGCGGCGGCGCTTTCTTAGTCGCGGACGGCACGATCTATTTTGCAAACTTCGACGACCAGCGCCTATACCGCCACGCACCCGGCACCGAACCTCAGGCGCTCGTTCCCGAGCATGCCTGCCGCTTCGCCGAACTCGTCCTGGATCGAACCCGCGACCGCCTGATCTGCGTGTGCGAAGACCACAACCCCTCCAACACCGAGCCGATTAACTCGCTTGTGGCGATCGATCTGGCAACCGGCGCGATCGCGCCATTAGCAACCGGCTGCGACTTCTATGCCTCGCCCTGCCTGAGTCCCGATGGCACTCGACTGGCCTGGATCGAGTGGAACCATCCTGCAATGCCCTGGGACGCCACGCGCCTCCAGGTCGCCAAGATCGAAGACAACGGTTCCTTGGGACCCGCCACGTGCGTTGCTGGTAGTGACGAGCGCGCCGCTGTCTGCCATCCCAAGTGGTCGCCGGACGGCTCGCTGTTTTTCGTCAGCGATCGCAGCAACTGGTGGAACCTCTATCGCTACACCGACGGCCGTACGGAATTACTCTACGAACTCGACGCCGAATTCGCCTATCCTCACTGGGTGTTTGGCTTGTCGCTCTACGACTTTATTTCGGCAGAGCAGCTGCTTTGCACCTACACCCAAAATGGCAAGTGGCACCTCGCGCGGCTGAACCTATTAACCCGCCACTTGTTGCGCGTAGACTTACCTTATACCGACCTTGGCTCCCTGCACGTCGCCAACGATCGTGCGGTCTTCATTGCTGGCGCACCCGATATGCCAACGGCAGCCGTGTTACTGAACCTAGGCACCGGCGAGCGCTCGACCCTCAAGCAAGCGACTTCACTGGTCATCGATCCCGGCTACCTGTCAGTGCCCGAGGCGATCGCGTTTCCCACCACCGACGGCGAGACCGCCCACGCCTGGTATTATCCGCCCTCCAACCGCGACTTCACCGCACCCGCAGGCGAGAGGCCGCCACTATTAGTCAACAGTCATGGCGGTCCAACAGCAGCTACTGCGCCCACCTTCAGCCTAAAGCTGCAATATTGGACCAGTCGCGGCTTCGCTGTCTTGGATGTTAACTATCGCGGCAGCACCGGTTACGGTCGCGCTTATCGCGAGCGCCTTCAGGGACGCTGGGGTATTGTCGATCTCGATGACTGCGCCGCCGGCGCAGACTCTTTAGTCGAGCGCGGACTCGCCGATCCCAACCGTCTAGCGATCGCGGGCGGCAGCGCGGGCGGATACACGACTCTGGCGGTCCTGACCTTTCGCGACACTTTCAAAGCCGGGTGCAGTCGCTACGGCGTCAGCGACCTGGCCATACTCGCCACGGAAACTCACAAGTTCGAGTCGCGCTACCTCGACGGGTTGGTCGGCCGCTATCCCGAGGATAAAGACATTTACACCGCCCGATCGCCCCTTTTTCACGCCGATCGCCTCTCGTGCCCGGTCATCTTCTTTCAAGGGTTGGAAGACAAGGTCGTACCGCCCAACCAAGCGGAGTTGATGGTCGCAGCCCTCAGAGACCGCGGTATTCCCGTCGCCTACATTGCCTTTGCAGGCGAGCAGCACGGCTTCCGTCGTGCCGAGACCATCAAGCGCGCGATCGACGGCGAGTTCTATTTCTACAGTCGCATCTTCGGCTTCGAGCCCGCTGACGAGATCGAGCCCGTGGAAATCCTCAATCTAGGCTGA
- the lysA gene encoding diaminopimelate decarboxylase → MPSADSARSALNYLPAIAADAAPNQHLLPLTARATERDRLAIGGCDVVELVARFGSPLLVLDEHTLRTACRQYRDGLATYPGESLVIYASKAWSNAAIAAIAASEGLGIDVASGGELYSAHQAGITPDAIYFHGNNKSAVELKEAIACGCTVVADNWLELETLAKLADPQQPTRVMLRLTPGIECHTHEYIRTGHLDSKFGFDPNQIPDVFAFVARQPALDCVGIHAHIGSQIFERQPHQDLAGVLADWLQVGLDAGLPLRELNVGGGLGICYTEADDPPSIREWTEAVAGAVAIACETRSLPLPKLICEPGRSLVGSAGVTAYTVGGRKEVPGIHTYVAVDGGMSDNARPITYQAVYRALVANRLSAPATATATVAGKHCESGDILIKDAYLPALQPGDVLVLAATGAYCYSMASNYNRLPRPAAVLVSDGCADIIVARETYDDIVRQDRLPDRLVFGTRSPPGTH, encoded by the coding sequence ATGCCTTCAGCCGATTCCGCTCGCTCTGCATTAAACTACCTGCCCGCGATCGCTGCCGATGCCGCGCCCAACCAACACCTACTGCCACTCACCGCGCGTGCAACCGAACGCGATCGCCTTGCAATCGGCGGCTGTGACGTCGTCGAGTTGGTTGCCCGCTTCGGCTCGCCGCTACTGGTCCTCGACGAGCACACCCTGCGCACCGCTTGCCGTCAGTATCGCGATGGCTTGGCAACCTATCCGGGTGAGTCGCTGGTCATTTACGCCTCCAAAGCATGGAGCAACGCGGCGATCGCGGCGATCGCTGCCAGCGAAGGGTTGGGAATTGACGTGGCCTCCGGCGGCGAGCTGTACTCCGCCCATCAAGCGGGTATTACCCCGGACGCGATCTATTTCCACGGCAACAACAAATCCGCGGTGGAGCTCAAGGAAGCGATCGCCTGCGGCTGTACGGTCGTGGCAGATAATTGGTTGGAGCTGGAAACCCTTGCCAAACTTGCCGACCCGCAACAGCCCACCCGCGTCATGTTGCGCCTGACGCCGGGTATCGAGTGTCACACCCATGAATACATCCGCACCGGTCACCTCGACAGCAAGTTCGGCTTCGACCCCAACCAAATCCCCGATGTATTCGCCTTCGTTGCCCGGCAACCCGCGCTCGACTGCGTCGGCATCCACGCCCACATCGGCTCGCAAATTTTCGAGCGCCAGCCGCACCAAGATCTGGCAGGCGTCCTAGCCGATTGGCTGCAGGTCGGACTCGATGCAGGTCTGCCCTTGCGCGAGCTGAACGTCGGCGGCGGACTGGGTATCTGCTACACCGAAGCCGACGACCCGCCCAGTATTCGCGAGTGGACCGAAGCTGTCGCCGGCGCCGTTGCGATTGCCTGTGAGACGCGATCGCTTCCGCTCCCCAAGCTGATCTGCGAGCCGGGGCGATCCCTCGTCGGGTCCGCCGGCGTCACGGCTTACACCGTTGGCGGTCGCAAAGAAGTGCCCGGAATCCACACCTACGTGGCCGTGGACGGGGGCATGTCGGACAATGCGCGTCCGATCACTTACCAGGCTGTTTATCGCGCGCTCGTTGCCAACCGCCTTTCCGCTCCCGCAACCGCAACTGCAACGGTTGCTGGCAAGCACTGCGAGTCCGGCGACATACTGATTAAAGACGCCTACCTACCCGCACTCCAACCCGGCGACGTGCTCGTGTTAGCCGCCACTGGCGCATACTGCTACAGCATGGCTTCGAATTACAATCGCCTGCCGCGCCCCGCGGCCGTTCTTGTTAGTGACGGCTGCGCCGACATCATCGTTGCGCGCGAGACTTACGACGACATCGTCCGCCAGGACCGCTTGCCCGATCGCTTGGTTTTCGGGACGCGATCGCCCCCCGGAACCCACTAG
- the cdaA gene encoding diadenylate cyclase CdaA, giving the protein MPPSGSADTTSFAVWFFFALDIGLVTILAFLLLLAIGERSTLWIVRGLLLMLVLLLLGFIGSNFLGLTILPFVLEKAIVGLTVAAALIFQAELRQFLEFLGRGELWQWMQASRRTPTGASDVIGEIVDAVKDLSQNRIGALIVVETGGAFEPHAFSDPGVPLNAEISTELLQTIFQTTTLLHDGAVLIRGSRIAAAGVILPITEKVLSRQLGTRHRAAIGITERSANCLCIVVSEETGSISLAERGNLNRPLTRGKLEELLALRFTPAVELESVAPGLGRLSRQGQALLERLLRLLPPTSHEKK; this is encoded by the coding sequence ATGCCTCCGTCGGGGTCCGCCGACACCACCAGTTTTGCGGTCTGGTTCTTCTTCGCGCTCGACATCGGGCTCGTAACCATCCTTGCCTTCTTGTTGCTCCTCGCGATCGGGGAGCGCTCGACGCTTTGGATCGTACGCGGGCTCTTACTCATGCTGGTGCTGTTGTTGCTGGGATTCATCGGCAGTAACTTTCTCGGGCTGACGATCCTTCCCTTCGTATTGGAGAAAGCAATCGTCGGGTTGACCGTCGCAGCCGCCTTGATTTTCCAGGCCGAGCTGCGGCAATTTCTCGAGTTTCTCGGACGCGGCGAGCTTTGGCAATGGATGCAGGCGTCGCGGCGCACCCCAACAGGTGCCAGCGATGTGATCGGCGAAATCGTCGATGCGGTAAAAGATCTGTCCCAAAATCGCATTGGGGCGCTGATCGTTGTCGAAACTGGCGGAGCGTTCGAACCACATGCCTTCAGCGATCCGGGTGTTCCGCTCAATGCCGAAATCTCGACCGAACTGCTCCAAACAATTTTCCAAACCACAACCTTACTGCACGATGGAGCGGTGCTCATTCGCGGCTCGCGTATTGCTGCAGCGGGGGTAATCTTGCCCATTACCGAGAAAGTTCTCTCGCGGCAGTTAGGCACCCGTCACCGCGCTGCGATTGGAATTACCGAACGCTCCGCCAATTGTCTCTGTATTGTGGTATCAGAGGAGACGGGATCGATTTCCCTAGCCGAGCGCGGCAATCTAAACCGCCCGCTGACTCGGGGTAAGCTAGAGGAATTGCTCGCCCTGAGGTTTACACCTGCGGTCGAGCTTGAGTCCGTGGCTCCCGGCTTGGGTCGCTTGAGTCGTCAGGGGCAAGCACTGCTCGAGCGCTTGCTCCGGCTCCTACCGCCGACCTCTCACGAAAAGAAATGA